A genomic window from Macaca mulatta isolate MMU2019108-1 chromosome 19, T2T-MMU8v2.0, whole genome shotgun sequence includes:
- the ADGRL1 gene encoding adhesion G protein-coupled receptor L1 isoform X37 yields the protein MCSATCQTPSRSCHRGVTTAPSVWWSPARMPFLTPVLGPTSTWRCSTTVSPTGLGGWGGAPHLSDISAALVPPPEPGMVAVFVCPGTLQKVLEPTSTHESEHQSGAWCKDPLQAGDRIYVMPWIPYRTDTLTEYASWEDYVAARHTTTYRLPNRVDGTGFVVYDGAVFYNKERTRNIVKYDLRTRIKSGETVINTANYHDTSPYRWGGKTDIDLAVDENGLWVIYATEGNNGRLVVSQLNPYTLRFEGTWETGYDKRSASNAFMVCGVLYVLRSVYVDDDSEAAGNRVDYAFNTNANREEPVSLAFPNPYQFISSVDYNPRDNQLYVWNNYFVVRYSLEFGPPDPSAGPATSPPLSTTTTARPTPLTSTASPAATTPLRRAPLTTHPVGAINQLGPDLPPATAPAPSTRRPPAPNLHVSPELFCEPREVRRVQWPATQQGMLVERPCPKGTRGIASFQCLPALGLWNPRGPDLSNCTSPWVNQVAQKIKSGENAANIASELARHTRGSIYAGDVSSSVKLMEQLLDILDAQLQALRPIERESAGKNYNKMHKRERTCKDYIKAVVETVDNLLRPEALESWKDMNATEQVHTATMLLDVLEEGAFLLADNVREPARFLAAKENVVLEVTVLNTEGQVQELVFPQEEYPRKNSIQLSAKTIKQNSRNGVVKVVFILYNNLGLFLSTENATVKLAGEAGPGGPGGASLVVNSQVIAASINKESSRVFLMDPVIFTVAHLEDKNHFNANCSFWNYSERSMLGYWSTQGCRLVESNKTHTTCACSHLTNFAVLMAHREIYQGRINELLLSVITWVGIVISLVCLAICISTFCFLRGLQTDRNTIHKNLCINLFLAELLFLVGIDKTQYEIACPIFAGLLHYFFLAAFSWLCLEGVHLYLLLVEVFESEYSRTKYYYLGGYCFPALVVGIAAAIDYRSYGTEKACWLRVDNYFIWSFIGPVSFVIVVNLVFLMVTLHKMIRSSSVLKPDSSRLDNIKSWALGAIALLFLLGLTWAFGLLFINKESVVMAYLFTTFNAFQGVFIFVFHCALQKKVHKEYSKCLRHSYCCIRSPPGGTHGSLKTSAMRSNTRYYTGTQSRIRRMWNDTVRKQTESSFMAGDINSTPTLNRGTMGNHLLTNPVLQPRGGTSPYNTLIAESVGFNPSSPPVFNSPGESAGEASQSTPWEAGKPVAWTPCP from the exons GGATtgggggggtggggcggggccccCCACCTTTCTGACATCAGCGCTGCCTTGGTCCCTCCTCCCGAGCCGGGGATGGTCGCAG TCTTCGTGTGCCCAGGGACCCTGCAGAAGGTGCTGGAGCCCACCTCGACACACGAGTCGGAGCACCAGTCTGGCGCGTGGTGCAAGGACCCGCTGCAGGCAGGTGACCGCATCTACGTGATGCCCTGGATCCCCTACCGCACGGACACGCTGACCGAGTACGCCTCGTGGGAGGACTACGTGGCCGCCCGCCACACCACCACCTACCGCCTGCCCAACCGCGTGGATGGCACAGGCTTTGTGGTCTATGATGGTGCCGTCTTCTACAACAAGGAGCGCACGCGCAACATCGTCAAGTATGACCTGCGGACGCGCATCAAGAGCGGGGAGACGGTCATCAATACCGCCAACTACCACGACACCTCGCCCTACCGCTGGGGCGGCAAGACCGACATTGACCTGGCGGTGGACGAGAATGGGCTGTGGGTCATCTACGCCACCGAGGGCAACAACGGGCGGCTGGTGGTGAGCCAGCTGAACCCCTACACACTACGCTTCGAGGGCACGTGGGAGACGGGTTACGACAAGCGGTCGGCGTCCAACGCCTTCATGGTGTGCGGGGTCCTGTACGTGCTGCGTTCCGTGTACGTGGATGATGACAGCGAGGCGGCTGGCAACCGCGTGGACTATGCCTTCAACACCAATGCCAACCGCGAGGAGCCTGTCAGCCTCGCCTTCCCCAACCCCTACCAGTTCATCTCCTCCGTTGACTACAACCCTCGTGACAACCAGCTGTATGTCTGGAACAACTATTTCGTCGTGCGCTACAGCCTGGAGTTCGGGCCGCCCGACCCCAGTGCTG gcccagccacTTCCCCACCCCTCAGCACGACCACCACAGCCAGGCCCACGCCCCTCACCAGCACAGCCTCGCCCGCAGCCACCACCCCGCTCCGCCGGGCACCCCTCACCACGCACCCAGTGGGTGCCATCAACCAGCTGGGACCTGATCTGCCTCCAGCcacagccccagcccccagcacccGGCGGCCCCCAGCCCCGAATCTACACGTGTCCCCTGAGCTCTTCTGCGAGCCCCGAGAGGTGCGGCGGGTCCAGTGGCCGGCCACCCAGCAGGGCATGCTGGTGGAGAGACCCTGCCCCAAGGGGACTCGAG GAATTGCCTCCTTCCAGTGTCTACCAGCCTTGGGGCTCTGGAACCCCCGGGGCCCTGACCTCAGCAACTGCACCTCCCCCTGGGTCAACCAGGTGGCCCAGAAG ATTAAGAGTGGGGAGAACGCAGCCAACATCGCCAGCGAGCTGGCCCGACACACCCGGGGCTCCATCTACGCGGGGGACGTCTCCTCCTCTGTGAAGCTGATGGAGCAGCTGCTGGACATTCTGGACGCCCAGCTGCAGGCCCTGCGGCCCATCGAGCGCGAGTCAGCTGGAAAGAACTACAacaag ATGCACAAGCGGGAGAGAACTTGCAAGGATTATATCAAG GCCGTGGTGGAGACAGTGGACAATCTGCTCCGGCCAGAAGCTCTGGAGTCCTGGAAGGACATGAATGCCACGGAGCAGGTGCACACGGCCACCATGCTCCTGGACGTCCTGGAGGAGGGTGCCTTCCTGCTGGCCGACAACGTCAGGGAGCCTGCCCGCTTCCTGGCTGCCAAGGAGAACGTGG TCCTGGAAGTCACAGTCCTGAACACAGAGGGCCAGGTGCAGGAGCTGGTGTTCCCCCAGGAGGAGTACCCAAGAAAGAACTCCATCCAGCTGTCTGCCAAAACCATCAAGCAGAACAGCCGCAATG GGGTGGTCAAAGTTGTCTTCATCCTCTACAACAACCTGGGCCTCTTCCTGTCCACGGAGAATGCCACAGTCAAGCTGGCCGGCGAAGCAGGCCCGGGTGGCCCTGGGGGCGCCTCTCTAGTGGTGAACTCACAGGTCATCGCAGCATCCATCAACAAGGAGTCCAGCCGTGTCTTCCTCATGGACCCTGTCATCTTCACTGTGGCCCACCTGGAG GACAAGAACCACTTCAATGCCAACTGCTCCTTCTGGAACTACTCGGAGCGTTCCATGCTGGGCTACTGGTCGACCCAGGGCTGCCGCCTGGTGGAGTCCAACAAGACCCATACCACGTGTGCCTGCAGCCACCTCACCAACTTTGCCGTGCTCATGGCTCACCGCGAGATC TACCAGGGCCGCATCAACGAGCTGCTGCTGTCGGTCATCACCTGGGTGGGCATCGTGATCTCCCTGGTCTGCCTGGCCATCTGCATCTCCACCTTCTGCTTTCTGCGGGGGCTGCAGACTGACCGCAACACCATCCACAAGAACCTGTGCATCAACCTCTTCCTGGCTGAGCTGCTTTTCCTGGTCGGGATCGACAAGACTCAGTATGAG ATTGCCTGCCCCATCTTCGCCGGCCTGCTGCACTACTTCTTCCTGGCCGCCTTCTCCTGGCTGTGCCTGGAGGGCGTGCACCTCTACCTGCTGCTGGTGGAGGTGTTTGAGAGCGAGTATTCCCGCACCAAGTACTACTACCTGGGCGGCTACTGCTTCCCGGCTCTGGTGGTGGGCATCGCGGCTGCCATTGACTACCGCAGCTATGGCACCGAGAAGGC CTGCTGGCTCCGAGTGGACAATTACTTCATCTGGAGTTTCATCGGGCCCGTCTCCTTCGTTATCGTG GTCAACCTGGTGTTCCTCATGGTGACCCTGCACAAGATGATCCGAAGCTCATCTGTGCTCAAGCCTGACTCCAGCCGCCTGGACAACATTAA ATCCTGGGCTCTGGGGGCCATTGCGCTGCTGTTCCTGCTGGGCCTCACCTGGGCTTTCGGCCTCCTCTTCATCAACAAGGAGTCGGTGGTCATGGCCTATCTCTTCACCACCTTCAACGCCTTCCAGGGGGTCTTCATCTTCGTCTTTCACTGCGCCTTACAGAAGAAG GTGCACAAGGAGTACAGCAAGTGCCTGCGTCACTCCTACTGCTGCATCCGCTCCCCTCCCGGGGGCACTCACGGATCCCTCAAGACCTCAGCCATGCGAAGCAACACCCGCTATTACACAGGGACTCAG AGTCGAATTCGGAGGATGTGGAATGACACTGTGAGGAAACAGACGGAGTCCTCTTTCATGGCGGGTGACATCAACAGCACCCCAACCCTGAATCGAG GTACCATGGGGAACCACCTGCTGACCAACCCTGTGCTGCAGCCCCGTGGGGGCACCAGCCCCTACAACACCCTCATTGCCGAGTCGGTGGGCTTCAATCCCTCCTCGCCCCCGGTCTTCAACTCCCCAGGTGAGAGCGCGGGGGAAGCATCCCAG AGCACCCCTTGGGAGGCCGGGAAGCCTGTGGCATGGACACCCTGCCCCTGA